A genome region from Arachis duranensis cultivar V14167 chromosome 6, aradu.V14167.gnm2.J7QH, whole genome shotgun sequence includes the following:
- the LOC107494396 gene encoding uncharacterized protein LOC107494396, giving the protein MGQDISELKSFRDDVRSTLRNHGEKLKWMEARVGELSQQAPKSTAVFPSDTEKNPKGEQKGVRWEECKSITILKEASEEEGIRPSEKETEILKDSVEEAKQENGMEQAKELQKEGMLGTYQPKVPFPQRIGGGEKGKTYSRFLETFKSLHINIPFLEILQQMPTHIKYLKELLSKKRVLKGGQTRLQLNEVRSTDVIIQLADKTQKQAEGVVENVLVKVGNYFFPTDFVILDMEESYLHPIILERPFLATARALIDVEQGELILRIHDEQLIFHVFKPASDPEPESEKPKDDSSHLCLEESNPAAETLKQSLEGKQELQELKPQESKETDKKEPPGIRVNEEILKREGRSVKKLPRGWRNKKIPTEGFSPGDKGIYWNLAAWPF; this is encoded by the exons ATGGGTCAGGACATAAGTGAGTTGAAAAGCTTTAGGGATGATGTGAGATCGACCTTAAGGAACCATGGCGAAAAACTCAAGTGGATGGAGGCTCGAGTAGGAGAGCTATCTCAACAGGCTCCCAAGTCAACTGCAGTGTTCCCTAGTGACACTGAAAAGAATCCTAAGGGGGAACAAAAGGGAGTGAGATGGGAGGAATGCAAGTCCATCACCATATTGAAGGAAGcctcagaagaagaaggaatcagACCCTCAGAAAAGGAGACAGAAATCCTGAAAGACAGTGTGGAAGAAGCTAAGCAGGAAAATGGAATGGAGCAAGCCAAAGAATTGCAAAAGGAAGGCATGCTGGGAACATACCAACCAAAAGTACCATTTCCTCAGAGGATAGGAGgaggtgaaaaagggaaaacataTTCGAGGTTCTTAGAGACATTTAAGTCTCTCCACATCAATATTCCCTTTCTTGAGATTCTCCAGCAGATGCCTACACATATCAAGTatttgaaggaattgctaagcAAGAAAAGGGTTTTGAAGGGAGGACAAACT AGGCTACAACTGAATGAGGTGAGATCCACTGATGTAATCATACaactggctgacaaaactcagaAGCAAGCTGAAGGGGTAGTTGAGAATGTGCTGGTGAAAGTGGGAAATTATTTCTTccccacagactttgtcattTTGGACATGGAGGAAAGCTACCTACACCCTATCATTCTGGAAAGGCCATTTCTAGCCACTGCCAGAGCGCTTATAGATGTAGAACAAGGAGAGCTAAttttgagaatacatgatgaacagCTCATTTTCCATGTTTTCAAACCTGCATCTGATCCTGAACCAGAATCTGAAAAGCCTAAGGATGATAGTAGCCATCTGTGTTTGGAGGAAAGCAATCCAGCAGCTGAAACTCTGAAACAGTCCTTGGAAGGCAAACAAGAATTACAAGAGTTAAAGCCACAAGAATCAAAAGAAACAGATAAGAAGGAACCTCCTGGCATAAGGGTCAATGAAGAAATCCTCAAAAGAGAGGGAAGAAGTGTAAAGAAATtgccaagagggtggagaaacaagaaaattcccactgaaggtttctctccGGGAGATAAA GGTATCTATTGGAATCTTGCTGCTTGGCCATTTTAG